The proteins below are encoded in one region of Pseudomonas entomophila L48:
- the ribF gene encoding bifunctional riboflavin kinase/FAD synthetase, with amino-acid sequence MQLVRGLHNLRPEHRGCVATIGNFDGVHRGHQAILARLRERGQALGLPTCVVIFEPQPREYFAPDTAPARLARLRDKVELLAGEGIDRVLCLAFNQRLSKLSACEFVEQILVDGLGVRHLEVGDDFRFGCDRAGDFGFLIESGKQHGFTVEAANTVIQDGLRVSSTEVRKALADGDFELAAHLLGRPYRITGRVLHGQKLARQLGTPTANIQLKRRRVPLSGVYLASIEIDGKAWPGVGNIGVRPTVSGDGRPHLEIHLLDFAGDLYGRRLTVEFHHKLREEQRFASLEALKSAIDADIAAARAHWHAQPLTKSLK; translated from the coding sequence ATGCAGCTGGTTCGAGGTCTTCACAACCTGCGCCCCGAGCACCGGGGCTGTGTCGCCACCATTGGCAACTTCGACGGGGTCCACCGGGGTCACCAGGCGATCCTCGCGCGCCTGCGCGAACGCGGCCAGGCGCTGGGCCTGCCCACCTGCGTGGTGATCTTCGAACCCCAGCCGCGCGAATATTTCGCCCCCGACACCGCGCCGGCCCGCCTTGCGCGCCTGCGCGACAAGGTCGAGCTGCTGGCTGGCGAAGGTATCGACCGGGTGCTGTGCCTGGCCTTCAACCAGCGCCTGAGCAAGCTCAGCGCCTGTGAGTTCGTCGAGCAGATCCTGGTCGATGGCCTGGGCGTGCGCCACCTCGAGGTGGGGGACGACTTCCGCTTCGGTTGCGATCGCGCCGGCGACTTCGGCTTCCTGATCGAGTCCGGCAAGCAGCACGGTTTCACCGTCGAAGCCGCCAACACCGTGATCCAGGACGGCCTGCGGGTCAGCAGCACCGAAGTGCGCAAGGCCCTGGCCGATGGCGACTTCGAACTGGCCGCGCACCTGCTGGGTCGCCCTTATCGCATCACCGGCCGGGTACTGCACGGCCAGAAGCTGGCCCGCCAGCTCGGAACACCCACTGCCAACATCCAGCTCAAGCGCCGTCGCGTGCCGCTGTCCGGGGTCTACCTGGCCAGCATCGAGATCGATGGCAAGGCCTGGCCGGGTGTCGGCAACATCGGCGTGCGCCCCACCGTCAGCGGTGACGGGCGCCCCCACCTGGAGATTCATCTTCTGGACTTCGCCGGCGACCTGTACGGCCGGCGCCTGACGGTGGAGTTCCACCACAAGCTGCGTGAAGAGCAGCGTTTCGCCTCCCTGGAGGCGCTGAAGTCGGCGATCGACGCGGACATCGCCGCCGCACGTGCCCACTGGCACGCTCAACCGCTAACGAAGAGCCTGAAATGA
- the murJ gene encoding murein biosynthesis integral membrane protein MurJ, which yields MNLLKSLAAVSSITMISRVLGFVRDTILARVFGAGVATDAFFIAFKLPNLLRRIFAEGAFSQAFVPILAEYKTQQGEEATRTFIAYVSGLLTLALALVTVIGVLAAPWVVWATAPGFVDSTEKYELTTSLLRVTFPYILLISLSSLAGAILNTWNRFSVPAFTPTLLNVAMIAFAVFLTPYFDPPIMALGWGVLAGGLAQLLYQLPALKKIGMLVLPRLNLRDAGVWRVLKQMLPAILGVSVSQISLIINTIFASFLVAGSVSWMYYADRLMELPSGVLGVALGTILLPTLAKTYANKDREEYSRILDWGLRLCFLLVLPCTLALAILAEPLTVALFQYGKFTAFDAAMTQRALIAYSVGLLAIILVKVLAPGFYAQQNIRTPVRIAIFTLVCTQLFNLALVGPLAHAGLALAISLGACLNAGLLFWKLRSQRLYQPQPGWTVFLLKLVLAVTLMSAVLLLGMHYLPAWAQGDMLARFLRLGGLIAAGVVTYFGCLFLCGFRPRHFARKALH from the coding sequence ATGAACCTGCTCAAATCCCTGGCCGCAGTCAGCTCGATTACCATGATTTCCCGGGTGCTCGGCTTCGTGCGCGACACCATCCTGGCACGGGTTTTCGGTGCCGGCGTCGCCACCGACGCCTTCTTCATCGCCTTCAAGCTGCCCAACCTGCTGCGGCGAATCTTCGCCGAGGGGGCATTCTCCCAGGCCTTCGTGCCCATCCTGGCCGAGTACAAGACCCAGCAGGGCGAGGAGGCCACCCGCACCTTCATCGCCTATGTGAGCGGCTTGCTGACCCTGGCCCTGGCCCTGGTCACCGTGATCGGCGTCCTCGCCGCCCCCTGGGTGGTCTGGGCCACGGCGCCCGGTTTTGTCGACAGCACCGAAAAGTACGAGCTGACCACCTCGCTGCTGCGGGTGACCTTTCCTTATATATTGCTGATCTCGCTGTCGTCGCTGGCCGGGGCCATCCTCAACACCTGGAACCGCTTCAGCGTGCCGGCCTTCACGCCGACCCTGCTCAACGTGGCGATGATCGCCTTCGCCGTGTTCCTCACGCCCTACTTCGACCCACCCATCATGGCCCTGGGCTGGGGCGTGCTGGCCGGCGGCCTGGCGCAGTTGCTGTACCAGCTGCCAGCACTGAAGAAGATCGGCATGCTTGTGCTGCCACGCCTGAACCTGCGAGATGCCGGCGTATGGCGGGTGCTCAAGCAGATGCTGCCGGCTATCCTTGGCGTGTCGGTGAGCCAGATCTCGCTGATCATCAACACCATCTTCGCCTCCTTCCTGGTGGCGGGGTCGGTGTCGTGGATGTACTACGCCGACCGCCTGATGGAGCTGCCCTCCGGCGTGCTGGGCGTGGCGTTGGGCACCATCCTGCTGCCCACCTTGGCCAAGACCTACGCCAACAAGGACCGTGAAGAGTATTCGCGGATCCTCGACTGGGGCCTGCGCCTGTGCTTCCTGCTGGTGTTGCCCTGCACCCTGGCCCTGGCGATCCTCGCCGAGCCGTTGACCGTGGCGCTATTCCAGTACGGCAAGTTCACGGCCTTTGACGCTGCCATGACCCAGCGCGCGCTGATCGCCTATTCGGTAGGCCTGCTGGCAATCATCCTGGTCAAGGTACTGGCACCTGGCTTCTATGCGCAGCAGAATATCCGCACGCCGGTGAGGATCGCGATCTTCACCCTGGTCTGCACCCAGCTGTTCAACCTGGCCCTGGTCGGCCCGCTGGCTCACGCCGGCCTGGCCCTGGCGATCAGCCTGGGGGCCTGCCTCAACGCCGGCTTGCTGTTCTGGAAACTGCGCAGCCAGCGGTTGTACCAGCCGCAGCCGGGCTGGACAGTGTTCCTGCTCAAGCTGGTACTGGCGGTCACCTTGATGTCGGCCGTGCTGCTGCTGGGCATGCACTACCTGCCGGCCTGGGCGCAGGGCGACATGCTGGCGCGCTTCCTGCGCCTGGGCGGCCTGATCGCGGCCGGCGTAGTGACCTACTTCGGCTGCTTGTTCCTGTGTGGTTTCCGCCCACGGCATTTCGCCCGCAAGGCGTTGCACTGA
- the rpsT gene encoding 30S ribosomal protein S20, whose translation MANTPSAKKRAKQAEKRRSHNASLRSMVRTYIKNVVKAIDAKDAEKAQAAYVLAVPVIDRMADKGIIHKNKAARHKGRLNGHIKALKEAAAA comes from the coding sequence GTGGCCAACACACCTTCCGCCAAGAAACGTGCAAAACAGGCTGAGAAGCGTCGCAGCCACAACGCCAGCCTGCGTTCCATGGTCCGCACCTACATCAAGAATGTAGTCAAGGCCATCGACGCAAAAGACGCCGAAAAAGCGCAAGCCGCTTACGTTCTGGCTGTGCCTGTAATCGACCGTATGGCCGACAAGGGCATCATCCACAAGAACAAAGCTGCTCGCCACAAAGGCCGTCTGAATGGCCACATCAAGGCGCTGAAAGAAGCTGCAGCTGCCTAA